One genomic window of Cellulophaga sp. Hel_I_12 includes the following:
- a CDS encoding PepSY domain-containing protein: MVNRKTAKWIRKTHRYLGIFLGIQFLMWTISGMYFSWTDIDEIHGDQFKKVAPKQKSFNDLLGTSQLDTEQPIQTLELLEIANEPYYWINETTLFNASTGDIKNGITRDEAKQVATRYMLSDLKISGIELIDEVGDHHEYRGRPLPAYEISYETPQNLKAYVAIENGAFQTVRHRDWRWFDFLWMTHTMDYQGRDNFNTLVLRGFSLLGLITVLSGFLLWYTSSPTIRKIIKKKRK; the protein is encoded by the coding sequence ATGGTCAACAGAAAAACAGCGAAATGGATTAGAAAAACGCACCGCTACTTGGGTATCTTCTTAGGTATCCAGTTTTTGATGTGGACCATTAGCGGAATGTATTTCAGTTGGACGGATATTGATGAAATACACGGAGACCAGTTTAAAAAAGTAGCACCTAAGCAGAAGTCTTTTAACGATTTACTCGGTACATCTCAACTCGATACAGAGCAACCAATCCAAACTTTAGAACTATTGGAAATTGCAAACGAACCTTATTATTGGATTAATGAGACCACACTTTTCAACGCAAGTACTGGAGATATAAAAAATGGTATTACTAGAGATGAAGCAAAACAAGTGGCTACTAGATATATGTTATCAGACCTCAAAATATCAGGTATTGAACTTATTGATGAAGTTGGAGACCATCACGAATATCGTGGTCGTCCACTTCCGGCGTATGAAATTTCGTATGAAACACCTCAAAATTTAAAGGCCTATGTGGCCATTGAAAATGGCGCATTTCAAACGGTAAGACACAGGGATTGGCGTTGGTTCGATTTCCTTTGGATGACACACACTATGGATTATCAAGGTAGAGACAATTTTAACACATTAGTATTGCGAGGGTTTTCACTATTAGGGTTGATTACTGTATTAAGTGGTTTTTTACTTTGGTACACGTCATCCCCAACCATTAGAAAAATAATTAAAAAGAAACGAAAATAA
- a CDS encoding DUF305 domain-containing protein, with the protein MENSNQNSKKNNYTKFVGMLAASFVAMYITMYLNSYQLDHVYFSLTRFYMSCLGIAAMAIIMFVAMRNMYQNKKKNIAIVLGSIVLFVGALGLVRDQKSTVGDILWMKAMIPHHSIAILTSERADIQDPEVKKLAEDIIKAQEKEIAEMKAMIKRLENNK; encoded by the coding sequence ATGGAAAATTCAAATCAAAATTCAAAAAAAAACAATTACACAAAATTTGTAGGTATGCTGGCGGCATCATTTGTGGCAATGTACATTACAATGTACCTAAACTCTTATCAATTAGATCACGTCTATTTTAGCCTTACTCGTTTTTATATGAGTTGCTTGGGTATTGCTGCTATGGCCATTATAATGTTTGTGGCGATGCGTAATATGTACCAAAACAAAAAGAAGAATATCGCCATTGTTTTGGGTAGCATTGTGCTATTTGTTGGTGCATTAGGATTGGTACGCGACCAGAAGTCAACGGTAGGAGACATATTGTGGATGAAAGCAATGATACCTCACCACTCTATTGCGATTTTAACAAGTGAGCGTGCTGATATCCAAGATCCAGAAGTTAAAAAGTTAGCTGAAGATATTATCAAGGCACAAGAAAAGGAAATTGCAGAAATGAAAGCAATGATAAAACGATTGGAAAATAACAAATAA